The sequence below is a genomic window from Anaerocolumna chitinilytica.
TTTCTTCATTATCAAATTTCCCGTCGTAAGCATTGTTGATGCAGTTCTTTAGTTCTGCCTCCGTAAAATCTGTAAAATACAGCTTCATTACCTCATATGCCGTCTGCTGGTAAGTAAGCGAACTTAACTCCTTTAAGCTAGTGGTGAGACTTGGTATACTTTCCGGAACATAAAGTCCTCCGTCTTCAGCCAGTCCTTTTAATATCGCCTGGGATGCTGTTATAGGTGCTGCTTTACTGCGGGTGCTTTGATATAAAAGATTCATAATAACTCCTTCCGTAAGTATCAAACTTGTAATTTGATATTTTTTAATTATGTTTATGATAAATTTATTTTCAATTAACTTGAATCTAAATCGCTATATATCGAAAATTTAAAGGTCTCTATGATATCTTTTGAATGATATATACCTAGTATTCTTTAGCATTAGTATTCTTTCGTCATTACTATTCTTTTGTTATTACTATTTTTTTCATTACTATTCTTTTGTTATTACTATTTTTTCGTTACTATTCTTTTGCTAATTCTATTCCCATCATCTTTTGCACATTACATAATCAGCTCTGATATATACCTTCGTGTTAAATAGTCTTCTATTAACACATATGATAATCAGTCTTACTGATTTGCGTTGTATTATAACATGTTTCTTACCTTTCCACAATACCTTACTAAAGTGAAATGCAATAAAAAAGATGCAGAAGGATAATGTATCACATATCCTTCTGCATCCTTTTCACTCCTGGTCTTACTTAAAGAACTCGTGTCCGCCATATTTGAACAAGAACTTAAGATGACGGTCAAACCAGCTCATGCTGCTTTTGTCTGCTCTTATTCTTGCTGAAAAATATAACGCGCCATTGGAGTAATCTTCTCCTTCAAGCACTCGCTTGATTGCGTCTTTGGTACTCTTCGATACTCTGACGGAATAATATCTTCCATCCTTTATCGGAGAAAATTGATAAGTACTTCCATCTTTCTGGAATACAACCGCTTTTACCGAATCAGGAAAATCCTTATTCTTCACTCTGTTAAGAATGACATTTGCAACCAGTATCTTACCCTTCACGTTTTCTCCGGTTGCTTCAGCTTCTACGATTCTTTGAAGAACTTCTATGTCCTCACTACTAAGCTTTACTTTGTTCACTGTCTTTTTTACGGTATTTTTCGCTACTTTTTTTACTGTCTTTTTTACTTCATTTGAGGCTGTCTTTTTTGTGGCGACTTCTTTCGAAACTTTCTCTTGTACTGTGATTTTACTTTTTTCTTTGGTTGAACTACTATCAACCTTACTATCTGCAGTTGCCTGTACTGCTTTTGTCTCGCTGTCTGTTTTGAGTTCGCTTGCTGTCAAGCTCATTGCTGTTTGTTTTTCTGCTTGTATCTTTTTTAATGTCAGACTATTTTCAAATATTGACTTTGCCTCTGTTATAAACATTTCATCTGCTGTTACTATCCAATCGTTCGTAGCGGTTACCGTTCCATTACTTAGTTTGAAGGGAATATAAGGAGCTGTTAAAGCAACCTGTGTGATTTTACCCTGACTATTCTCCGGATTCCATCTCACAATCGCTTCTATCGCTGTTTCTTCCGCTATCTTATTCTCATACGTCTCCGTATTTCCTGAGGTATAAACAGGAGCTTCCTGTAAGGAGGTTTGATTATAAATAGCATCCGGGCTTAAGATTAGGAAGATAGCTGCTGTCGCAAATAAAACAGCTGCTGTAATTCCTGACATATTCTTACCGGCAACTGGTATAACAGCTTTTACCGGCTTTAAAGCCCTTTGAAGAAACGAGTGTATTTTTAGCATATATACATCCTCTTTTCTTTCTAGATATTACCGCAATAAAATATCGCCTTTGTTATTCTATTGCTATAATTGTCTGTAGACTAGAAAACTTTTAAAAGAATCACAGGCATCGTCTCTCTTAAAAGCTTCTCATGCATTATATCATTTCGCTTTTTGCTGTCAATAACTCAATGCAAACTTTGGAAGAAACGATAAATAATTTTAACTTTTTTTCCCAGCTCATAGCTTTATGCATAATTACTGACTGCTTTTAACTTCCATTTTTTGTTCATAACAAACAAACAATTTTTAACTAAATGTTAAGGAGTTATTAAATATTTTGAACCATTTTTGGAGATTTATACATACTTGCTATATTTTTTTACCAATATCATTAGAAAAGCATAGTATTTTAGCGCTTTAGCTAGATAAATATTGTTACATTTCTATTAATTCGCTTAACATTTATGTAATATTGTAAAACATAAAGTTATCTGCTTACTTTCCTTTAAACAACCACTTTTCTGAGATTCCCTTCAGCATAATACTTTAATTCACTTTCTATGTAAATAGAACATGTCCTTTTAAAAATACCTTGCAATTTTTATGTAATTTCCTATAAAATAGAATCCAAGAAATAGGACGATATAAAATAGAATCCGAGAAGTATGACGATATAAAATAGAATTCGAGAAGTATGACGATATAAAATAGAATCCGAGAAGTATGACGAAAACGAAAGAGGTGAGGAGTTTGCCGCAGTATCCGGGTGTTACAATAGCATACAAGAAAAATGGTGAATGTTATTACCGTGCCGGTATCACTTACCGCAATAAGCATATCAGTCTCGGCAGCTTCAATAGCGCAAAGCAGGGAAACCAGGCTTATGAAACCGCTTTGTTGGTAATCAGAGAGAATAAATATAATCTGATAGATTATTCGGAAAATTTCGGCCTTGATTTTGAAAAGTGGGTTATTTTGATGAATTTCAGAGATAATGGGATATATATTAAGAATCCTATCTATTTAAGAACGAATTACTTCTTATATTATATAAGTAGAGATACCTTTTTTCTATTCGATACGGATGACTTATTTTATTATGGGCATCACAAAATTATGATGAGAGGCGGGCACCTGTTTGTCTCCGATTACGGCATGCAGGTAAATATCCTCTCCCGTTATGGTATTAAGAACTATGCCGTTGCCGGTAAAGACTACTGTTTCATTAATGGAAATGAACATGATTTACGTTACAGTAACATAGAAGTGATAAACCATTATCATGGGGTATTTTACAGCAAGCATAAATCCCTTCTTTGCTATACTGCCAAGATTCATATCGAAGGGGAATATCTGATTGGACGCTATTCCAGCGAGAAGGAAGCTGCCATCGCTTATAACAAAGCTGCTGACATGCTAAAAAGAAACGGCTGCAAAAAGAATTTCCCCGTTAATTACATTAGTGACATGGATGAAATCGAATATGCCAAGCTTTATCATAATCTGAGAATTTCAAAGAATTTAAGAAAATTTGCTGATAATTTAAATATTAATGGCTTAAATAAAGAATTCTAAAAAAATTCAAAAAAATATTACTTTTTTTCATTTTATATGTTATAATAAATCCATATTATTCTTCTTCCATTTTCATATTCCAAAAAATTGCCACCGGTTTTGCACCTTACGAAACCGATGGCTGTTTTTTTAAGGGATTCAAAAGAGCTGCTGACCAAAATAGCAATAGTACTGCAATTACAATCTGAAGAATCATGCTTATCAGAAACCAATTATCATTCCATACAGCAGAGAGATTACCATACTTTCCATATATTTCTGCCAGAGACCTTCCGGTGCCTGTCTGCCCTTTTAGTACGGACAGATAAGTTGCAATAGGATTCCCTAATAAAAGCAGCATCCAGTTTCCGATATCCGCCTGCATAGGTGTCGTCCCATCTGTGACTAAATGATTTAAATGTATCTGGGTTAAAAAATGGATGCCAAATACCGCACCAAATGTTCCAAGGCATAGCAACAATACGATTCCATAAACAGCTACTGTTGCTGAGGTTGATTTCTTTAATAAAGCCGAAAAGAAA
It includes:
- a CDS encoding cell wall hydrolase, producing the protein MLKIHSFLQRALKPVKAVIPVAGKNMSGITAAVLFATAAIFLILSPDAIYNQTSLQEAPVYTSGNTETYENKIAEETAIEAIVRWNPENSQGKITQVALTAPYIPFKLSNGTVTATNDWIVTADEMFITEAKSIFENSLTLKKIQAEKQTAMSLTASELKTDSETKAVQATADSKVDSSSTKEKSKITVQEKVSKEVATKKTASNEVKKTVKKVAKNTVKKTVNKVKLSSEDIEVLQRIVEAEATGENVKGKILVANVILNRVKNKDFPDSVKAVVFQKDGSTYQFSPIKDGRYYSVRVSKSTKDAIKRVLEGEDYSNGALYFSARIRADKSSMSWFDRHLKFLFKYGGHEFFK